The following proteins are co-located in the Acidobacteriota bacterium genome:
- a CDS encoding VTT domain-containing protein, translating to MVAYLMLSMSAFAGQALLFVPIVPLLVGTGVLAAGGELRVGGAVVALVIGVAAGDWLWFVLGRHRGGSLVRRVCRLAGEPNTCVRRVEQLFARYGARALVVSKFVPGLSTVALPLAGAFGMRPRRFVAFDVSGVALWSSTYVVVGYLASDSVMEIVGAPGRRWRIVAAAAAALGAYALWRSVRRRRAARALATPRMPVAELRRKLDAGEPVTVVDLRHPIAVESDPDGIPGARPIPAEELPSREAELSRDGVIVLYCSCPDEATSAAEALRLRARGFRRVVPLEGGLVAWRAHGFPVAPIAPRVAVDDRVLNAA from the coding sequence GTGGTCGCCTACCTGATGCTCTCGATGAGCGCCTTCGCGGGACAGGCGCTGCTGTTCGTGCCGATCGTTCCGCTCCTCGTCGGCACGGGCGTCCTCGCGGCCGGCGGTGAGCTGCGCGTGGGCGGGGCGGTCGTCGCGCTCGTGATCGGCGTGGCCGCCGGCGACTGGCTCTGGTTCGTGCTGGGGCGCCATCGCGGCGGATCGCTCGTCCGGCGCGTGTGCCGGCTGGCCGGCGAGCCGAACACGTGCGTGCGGCGCGTCGAGCAGCTCTTCGCGCGGTACGGCGCGCGCGCGCTCGTCGTCTCCAAGTTCGTGCCCGGCCTGAGCACGGTGGCGCTGCCGCTGGCCGGCGCGTTCGGCATGCGCCCGCGCCGGTTCGTCGCGTTCGACGTGTCCGGCGTCGCCCTCTGGAGCTCGACGTACGTCGTCGTCGGCTACCTCGCGTCCGATTCGGTCATGGAGATCGTCGGCGCGCCGGGGCGGCGATGGCGGATCGTGGCGGCAGCCGCGGCGGCGCTTGGCGCCTACGCGCTGTGGAGGTCCGTGCGGCGGCGTCGTGCCGCGCGTGCGCTGGCGACCCCGCGCATGCCCGTCGCGGAACTGCGGCGGAAGCTCGACGCGGGCGAGCCCGTGACGGTCGTCGACCTCCGGCATCCGATCGCGGTCGAGAGCGATCCCGACGGCATCCCCGGAGCGCGGCCGATCCCGGCCGAAGAGCTGCCGTCGCGCGAGGCGGAGCTCTCGCGCGACGGCGTCATCGTGCTCTATTGCTCCTGTCCCGACGAGGCGACGAGCGCGGCCGAGGCGCTGCGGCTGCGGGCGCGCGGCTTCCGGCGCGTCGTGCCGCTCGAGGGCGGCCTCGTCGCGTGGCGGGCGCACGGGTTCCCGGTCGCGCCGATCGCGCCGCGCGTCGCCGTCGACGACCGCGTCCTGAACGCCGCGTAG